The proteins below are encoded in one region of Dromaius novaehollandiae isolate bDroNov1 chromosome 9, bDroNov1.hap1, whole genome shotgun sequence:
- the SENP5 gene encoding sentrin-specific protease 5 isoform X1, which translates to MLLQREWNGTCVPLTTIKRSKFNHHTVKKRSLFMMHKKLSMVRFRYRIIKSPKLRARGRTCKSRKIKPRQVEKVTRDHQETLHWDFEGGLCNWLSYWKFKSNCLWNQYSLSDMNSNTPEFLGEGNEICASEICCTQDVLPCTELCSEEPESRRQDGSADAAQPELHTRASLEAETLHEVETDEALAEDHCSDLFICVTEKEIAISGQNDAESNQVMSVDEMILLQSSLQDSDVNDNFANGPLSMELAQSEDSSSQMEVEGSLNLDIFSAKLLDHPYCKSPLEEPSPESTGLKSGTRKGGKRNSQKASRVADEQLTTWLCGFLDEVMKKYGSLVPLCEKDVMGRLKEVFNEDFSHRKPFITREIMKYREKHPKSSTCNFRVFYNKHMLDMDDLATLEGQNWLNDQIINMYGELIMDAVPEKVHFFNSFFHRQLVTKGYNGVKRWTKKVDFFKKALLLIPIHLEVHWSLITVNIPNRIISFYDSQGIHFKFCVENIRKYLLTEAKEKNRPEFLQGWQTAVTKCIPQQKNDSDCGVFVLQYCKCLALDQPFQFSQEDMPRVRKRIYKELCERQLID; encoded by the exons ATGCTGTTGCAAAGGGAGTGGAATGGAACTTGTGTCCCCTTGACAACTATAAAGAGGTCCAAATTTAACCATCATACTGTAAAAAAGAGATCTTTGTTTATGATGCATAAGAAACTTTCTATGGTTAGGTTCCGGTACAGAATTATAAAATCCCCCAAACTTCGAGCAAGAGGCAGAACCTGCAAATCAAGAAAAATCAAGCCAAGGCAGGTGGAGAAGGTTACAAGGGACCATCAAGAGACTCTCCATTGGGACTTTGAAGGTGGATTGTGTAATTGGCTTTCCTACTGGAAATTTAAAAGTAACTGTCTTTGGAACCAGTACAGCTTATCAGATATGAACAGTAATACACCTGAATTTTTAGGTGAGGGGAATGAAATATGTGCATCTGAGATCTGCTGTACACAGGATGTGTTACCGTGTACTGAGCTGTGTTCTGAGGAGCCAGAATCCAGACGTCAGGATGGCAGTGCTGATGCTGCCCAGCCAGAACTGCACACTAGAGCTTCTCTGGAGGCAGAGACCTTGCACGAGGTGGAGACAGATGAGGCTCTGGCAGAGGATCATTGCTCTGACCTTTTCATCtgtgtgacagaaaaagaaattgctatttCAGGTCAAAATGATGCAGAATCAAATCAGGTTATGAGTGTAGATGAAATGATACTGTTACAATCCTCCTTGCAGGATTCTGATGTGAATGATAATTTTGCAAATGGACCTTTATCCATGGAGCTGGCACAAAGTGAGGACAGCTCTAGCCAAATGGAAGTAGAGGGCTCTTTAAACCTGGACATTTTTAGCGCAAAGTTACTAGATCACCCTTACTGTAAAAGTCCTCTTGAGGAGCCTTCACCAGAAAGCACAGGACTAAAATCGGGAACTCGGAAGGGAGGCAAAAGGAACAGTCAGAAAGCTTCCCGGGTGGCTGATGAGCAATTGACAACGTGGCTTTGTG GATTCCTAGATGAAGTTATGAAGAAATATGGCAGTTTAGTTCCACTCTGTGAAAAAGATGTCATGGGAAGATTAAAAGAAGTCTTTAATGAAGATTTCTCCCATAG AAAACCTTTTATCACCAGGGAAATCATGAAGTATCGGGAAAAACATCCAAAATCCTCCACTTGCAATTTCCGGGTCTTCTATAATAAGCACATGCTAGATATGGATGATTTAGCTACACTGGAAGGCCAGAACTGGCTGAATGACCAG ATAATTAACATGTATGGTGAACTCATAATGGATGCAGTCCCTGAAAAG gtTCATTTCTTTAACAGCTTTTTTCATAGACAGCTCGTAACCAAAGGATATAATGGGGTAAAACGATGGACTAAAAAG GTGGACTTTTTCAAAAAGGCTCTCTTGTTGATTCCTATTCACCTGGAAGTCCACTGGTCCCTCATTACTGTGAACATCCCCAAtcgaattatttcattttatgattCCCAAGGCATTCATTTTAAGTTTTGTGTAGAG AACATTAGAAAGTATCTGCTGactgaagcaaaagagaagaatcgCCCTGAGTTTCTTCAGGGTTGGCAGACTGCTGTGACAAAG tGCATTCCACAACAGAAAAATGACAGTGACTGTGGGGTTTTTGTGCTCCAG tACTGCAAGTGCCTCGCCTTAGACCAGCCTTTTCAGTTCTCCCAGGAAGATATGCCCCGAGTGAGAAAAAGGATTTACAAGGAGCTGTGTGAACGCCAGCTAATAGACTAA
- the SENP5 gene encoding sentrin-specific protease 5 isoform X2, with translation MLLQREWNGTCVPLTTIKRSKFNHHTVKKRSLFMMHKKLSMVRFRYRIIKSPKLRARGRTCKSRKIKPRQVEKVTRDHQETLHWDFEGGLCNWLSYWKFKSNCLWNQYSLSDMNSNTPEFLGEGNEICASEICCTQDVLPCTELCSEEPESRRQDGSADAAQPELHTRASLEAETLHEVETDEALAEDHCSDLFICVTEKEIAISGQNDAESNQVMSVDEMILLQSSLQDSDVNDNFANGPLSMELAQSEDSSSQMEVEGSLNLDIFSAKLLDHPYCKSPLEEPSPESTGLKSGTRKGGKRNSQKASRVADEQLTTWLCGFLDEVMKKYGSLVPLCEKDVMGRLKEVFNEDFSHRKPFITREIMKYREKHPKSSTCNFRVFYNKHMLDMDDLATLEGQNWLNDQIINMYGELIMDAVPEKVDFFKKALLLIPIHLEVHWSLITVNIPNRIISFYDSQGIHFKFCVENIRKYLLTEAKEKNRPEFLQGWQTAVTKCIPQQKNDSDCGVFVLQYCKCLALDQPFQFSQEDMPRVRKRIYKELCERQLID, from the exons ATGCTGTTGCAAAGGGAGTGGAATGGAACTTGTGTCCCCTTGACAACTATAAAGAGGTCCAAATTTAACCATCATACTGTAAAAAAGAGATCTTTGTTTATGATGCATAAGAAACTTTCTATGGTTAGGTTCCGGTACAGAATTATAAAATCCCCCAAACTTCGAGCAAGAGGCAGAACCTGCAAATCAAGAAAAATCAAGCCAAGGCAGGTGGAGAAGGTTACAAGGGACCATCAAGAGACTCTCCATTGGGACTTTGAAGGTGGATTGTGTAATTGGCTTTCCTACTGGAAATTTAAAAGTAACTGTCTTTGGAACCAGTACAGCTTATCAGATATGAACAGTAATACACCTGAATTTTTAGGTGAGGGGAATGAAATATGTGCATCTGAGATCTGCTGTACACAGGATGTGTTACCGTGTACTGAGCTGTGTTCTGAGGAGCCAGAATCCAGACGTCAGGATGGCAGTGCTGATGCTGCCCAGCCAGAACTGCACACTAGAGCTTCTCTGGAGGCAGAGACCTTGCACGAGGTGGAGACAGATGAGGCTCTGGCAGAGGATCATTGCTCTGACCTTTTCATCtgtgtgacagaaaaagaaattgctatttCAGGTCAAAATGATGCAGAATCAAATCAGGTTATGAGTGTAGATGAAATGATACTGTTACAATCCTCCTTGCAGGATTCTGATGTGAATGATAATTTTGCAAATGGACCTTTATCCATGGAGCTGGCACAAAGTGAGGACAGCTCTAGCCAAATGGAAGTAGAGGGCTCTTTAAACCTGGACATTTTTAGCGCAAAGTTACTAGATCACCCTTACTGTAAAAGTCCTCTTGAGGAGCCTTCACCAGAAAGCACAGGACTAAAATCGGGAACTCGGAAGGGAGGCAAAAGGAACAGTCAGAAAGCTTCCCGGGTGGCTGATGAGCAATTGACAACGTGGCTTTGTG GATTCCTAGATGAAGTTATGAAGAAATATGGCAGTTTAGTTCCACTCTGTGAAAAAGATGTCATGGGAAGATTAAAAGAAGTCTTTAATGAAGATTTCTCCCATAG AAAACCTTTTATCACCAGGGAAATCATGAAGTATCGGGAAAAACATCCAAAATCCTCCACTTGCAATTTCCGGGTCTTCTATAATAAGCACATGCTAGATATGGATGATTTAGCTACACTGGAAGGCCAGAACTGGCTGAATGACCAG ATAATTAACATGTATGGTGAACTCATAATGGATGCAGTCCCTGAAAAG GTGGACTTTTTCAAAAAGGCTCTCTTGTTGATTCCTATTCACCTGGAAGTCCACTGGTCCCTCATTACTGTGAACATCCCCAAtcgaattatttcattttatgattCCCAAGGCATTCATTTTAAGTTTTGTGTAGAG AACATTAGAAAGTATCTGCTGactgaagcaaaagagaagaatcgCCCTGAGTTTCTTCAGGGTTGGCAGACTGCTGTGACAAAG tGCATTCCACAACAGAAAAATGACAGTGACTGTGGGGTTTTTGTGCTCCAG tACTGCAAGTGCCTCGCCTTAGACCAGCCTTTTCAGTTCTCCCAGGAAGATATGCCCCGAGTGAGAAAAAGGATTTACAAGGAGCTGTGTGAACGCCAGCTAATAGACTAA
- the SENP5 gene encoding sentrin-specific protease 5 isoform X3 — protein MLLQREWNGTCVPLTTIKRSKFNHHTVKKRSLFMMHKKLSMVRFRYRIIKSPKLRARGRTCKSRKIKPRQVEKVTRDHQETLHWDFEGGLCNWLSYWKFKSNCLWNQYSLSDMNSNTPEFLGEGNEICASEICCTQDVLPCTELCSEEPESRRQDGSADAAQPELHTRASLEAETLHEVETDEALAEDHCSDLFICVTEKEIAISGQNDAESNQVMSVDEMILLQSSLQDSDVNDNFANGPLSMELAQSEDSSSQMEVEGSLNLDIFSAKLLDHPYCKSPLEEPSPESTGLKSGTRKGGKRNSQKASRVADEQLTTWLCGFLDEVMKKYGSLVPLCEKDVMGRLKEVFNEDFSHRKPFITREIMKYREKHPKSSTCNFRVFYNKHMLDMDDLATLEGQNWLNDQIINMYGELIMDAVPEKVHFFNSFFHRQLVTKGYNGVKRWTKKVDFFKKALLLIPIHLEVHWSLITVNIPNRIISFYDSQGIHFKFCVENIRKYLLTEAKEKNRPEFLQGWQTAVTKCIPQQKNDSDCGVFVLQMA, from the exons ATGCTGTTGCAAAGGGAGTGGAATGGAACTTGTGTCCCCTTGACAACTATAAAGAGGTCCAAATTTAACCATCATACTGTAAAAAAGAGATCTTTGTTTATGATGCATAAGAAACTTTCTATGGTTAGGTTCCGGTACAGAATTATAAAATCCCCCAAACTTCGAGCAAGAGGCAGAACCTGCAAATCAAGAAAAATCAAGCCAAGGCAGGTGGAGAAGGTTACAAGGGACCATCAAGAGACTCTCCATTGGGACTTTGAAGGTGGATTGTGTAATTGGCTTTCCTACTGGAAATTTAAAAGTAACTGTCTTTGGAACCAGTACAGCTTATCAGATATGAACAGTAATACACCTGAATTTTTAGGTGAGGGGAATGAAATATGTGCATCTGAGATCTGCTGTACACAGGATGTGTTACCGTGTACTGAGCTGTGTTCTGAGGAGCCAGAATCCAGACGTCAGGATGGCAGTGCTGATGCTGCCCAGCCAGAACTGCACACTAGAGCTTCTCTGGAGGCAGAGACCTTGCACGAGGTGGAGACAGATGAGGCTCTGGCAGAGGATCATTGCTCTGACCTTTTCATCtgtgtgacagaaaaagaaattgctatttCAGGTCAAAATGATGCAGAATCAAATCAGGTTATGAGTGTAGATGAAATGATACTGTTACAATCCTCCTTGCAGGATTCTGATGTGAATGATAATTTTGCAAATGGACCTTTATCCATGGAGCTGGCACAAAGTGAGGACAGCTCTAGCCAAATGGAAGTAGAGGGCTCTTTAAACCTGGACATTTTTAGCGCAAAGTTACTAGATCACCCTTACTGTAAAAGTCCTCTTGAGGAGCCTTCACCAGAAAGCACAGGACTAAAATCGGGAACTCGGAAGGGAGGCAAAAGGAACAGTCAGAAAGCTTCCCGGGTGGCTGATGAGCAATTGACAACGTGGCTTTGTG GATTCCTAGATGAAGTTATGAAGAAATATGGCAGTTTAGTTCCACTCTGTGAAAAAGATGTCATGGGAAGATTAAAAGAAGTCTTTAATGAAGATTTCTCCCATAG AAAACCTTTTATCACCAGGGAAATCATGAAGTATCGGGAAAAACATCCAAAATCCTCCACTTGCAATTTCCGGGTCTTCTATAATAAGCACATGCTAGATATGGATGATTTAGCTACACTGGAAGGCCAGAACTGGCTGAATGACCAG ATAATTAACATGTATGGTGAACTCATAATGGATGCAGTCCCTGAAAAG gtTCATTTCTTTAACAGCTTTTTTCATAGACAGCTCGTAACCAAAGGATATAATGGGGTAAAACGATGGACTAAAAAG GTGGACTTTTTCAAAAAGGCTCTCTTGTTGATTCCTATTCACCTGGAAGTCCACTGGTCCCTCATTACTGTGAACATCCCCAAtcgaattatttcattttatgattCCCAAGGCATTCATTTTAAGTTTTGTGTAGAG AACATTAGAAAGTATCTGCTGactgaagcaaaagagaagaatcgCCCTGAGTTTCTTCAGGGTTGGCAGACTGCTGTGACAAAG tGCATTCCACAACAGAAAAATGACAGTGACTGTGGGGTTTTTGTGCTCCAG ATGGCGTAA